From Granulicella sp. WH15, the proteins below share one genomic window:
- a CDS encoding NAD+ synthase, with protein MKIALAQIDPTVGDFVGNTRKILEFAERAAALDADLVMFPELAVCGYWPADLLEKQTFVARAGEAIEEIAAWTGGAAGRPAILCGAVMPADSPEGKHVKNVAVLMEAGRVKHVQQKMLLPFYDVFDEQRYFEPATAQQMTTVGDAPVAITICEDAWNDKGFWPRRNYSIDPVDELMRKWPFDVKGQRIILNISASPFWKDKRAVRREMLAALAMRHNAFVIMLNQVGGNDSLVFDGSSLAIAPNGSVAAQAASFAEDLVLVDTAAVAGPIAADTTDVAAMWDALVLGTRDYIRKCGFQKTLVGLSGGIDSALVAAIAVEAVGRENVMGVGMPSVYSSEGSKDDARDLAQRMGIRFEMLPIHTMFEAYEAVLAPLFAGTPFGLAEENLQPRIRGALLMALSNKFGALVLTTGNKSEMSTGYCTLYGDMVGALAVIGDVMKTQVYALSRYANRNGEIIPQATIEKAPSAELRPGQKDTDSLPPYDVLDPILEAYVERYCSAEEIARTQGVEIELVRKVLKLVEFSEYKRQQAAPVLKVTGKSFGTGRRFPIAVKVQV; from the coding sequence GTGAAGATAGCACTGGCTCAGATTGATCCCACGGTCGGGGACTTCGTGGGGAATACGCGGAAGATTCTGGAGTTTGCCGAGCGGGCGGCGGCGCTGGATGCTGATCTGGTGATGTTTCCCGAACTGGCCGTGTGCGGGTACTGGCCTGCGGATCTGCTGGAGAAGCAGACGTTTGTGGCGCGGGCGGGCGAGGCGATCGAGGAGATCGCGGCCTGGACCGGGGGGGCGGCCGGACGGCCTGCGATTCTCTGCGGCGCGGTGATGCCAGCGGATTCGCCCGAGGGCAAGCATGTAAAAAACGTGGCCGTGCTGATGGAGGCGGGCCGGGTGAAGCATGTGCAGCAGAAGATGCTGCTGCCGTTCTACGACGTCTTTGATGAGCAGCGGTACTTTGAACCGGCAACGGCCCAGCAGATGACCACGGTGGGCGATGCTCCGGTGGCGATCACGATCTGCGAGGACGCGTGGAATGACAAGGGCTTCTGGCCGCGGCGGAACTACTCCATCGACCCCGTCGATGAGCTGATGCGCAAGTGGCCATTCGATGTGAAGGGGCAGAGGATCATCCTGAATATCTCGGCTTCGCCCTTCTGGAAGGACAAGCGTGCGGTGCGGCGGGAGATGCTGGCCGCGCTGGCCATGCGGCACAATGCTTTTGTCATCATGCTGAACCAGGTGGGCGGGAACGACAGCCTGGTCTTCGATGGATCATCGCTGGCTATCGCTCCCAATGGCTCGGTGGCGGCGCAGGCGGCCTCGTTCGCCGAGGATCTGGTGCTGGTTGATACTGCGGCTGTTGCTGGTCCGATTGCCGCCGATACGACGGACGTTGCGGCCATGTGGGACGCGCTGGTGCTAGGCACGCGGGACTACATTCGCAAGTGCGGCTTCCAGAAGACGCTGGTGGGGCTGAGCGGCGGCATCGACTCGGCGCTGGTGGCGGCGATTGCGGTGGAGGCGGTGGGGCGCGAGAACGTGATGGGCGTCGGGATGCCGAGCGTGTACTCGTCGGAGGGATCGAAGGACGACGCGCGCGACCTGGCCCAGAGGATGGGGATTCGGTTCGAGATGCTGCCGATCCATACTATGTTTGAGGCGTATGAGGCTGTGCTGGCGCCGCTCTTTGCGGGCACGCCGTTCGGGCTGGCGGAGGAGAACTTGCAGCCGAGGATTCGCGGGGCGCTGTTGATGGCGCTCTCGAACAAATTCGGCGCGCTGGTGCTGACGACGGGCAACAAGAGCGAGATGTCCACCGGGTATTGCACGCTCTATGGCGATATGGTGGGCGCGCTGGCGGTGATCGGCGACGTGATGAAGACGCAGGTGTATGCGCTGAGCCGGTATGCGAACCGGAACGGCGAGATTATTCCGCAGGCGACGATCGAGAAGGCTCCCTCGGCGGAGCTGAGGCCGGGGCAAAAGGATACGGACTCGCTGCCGCCCTACGATGTGCTCGATCCGATCCTTGAGGCTTATGTGGAGCGGTACTGCTCGGCCGAGGAGATTGCGCGGACGCAGGGCGTGGAGATCGAGCTGGTGCGCAAGGTGCTCAAGCTGGTGGAGTTCAGCGAGTACAAGCGGCAGCAGGCGGCCCCGGTGCTGAAGGTGACCGGTAAGTCGTTTGGAACGGGGAGAAGGTTCCCGATTGCGGTAAAGGTTCAGGTGTGA
- a CDS encoding molybdenum cofactor guanylyltransferase: MAAEVGGYVLSGGRSSRMGRDKALLELAGRPLIEHAVTKLRRVCEAVHVLGSSSELERYAPMVTDLHPECGPMGGVEAALAHTAYEWNLIVPVDVPFLPVALLEWWVQRPVARVAMFTVEGMPQPTVLLVHRDVGRFVSKAIAQGNYRLRPVMEEAGRELGGSMQPVEEIAELARLKEGALPIRWWFANLNTPEEFAEAERLGTAWSG; this comes from the coding sequence GTGGCTGCCGAGGTGGGCGGCTATGTGCTCTCCGGCGGCAGAAGCTCGCGGATGGGGCGGGACAAGGCTCTGCTGGAGCTGGCGGGGCGGCCGCTGATCGAACATGCGGTGACGAAGCTGCGGCGGGTCTGCGAGGCGGTGCATGTACTAGGTAGCAGCTCGGAGCTGGAACGGTATGCGCCGATGGTGACCGATCTGCATCCGGAGTGCGGACCGATGGGCGGGGTAGAGGCGGCGCTGGCGCACACGGCTTATGAGTGGAACCTGATCGTTCCGGTGGATGTGCCGTTTCTGCCGGTGGCTCTACTGGAGTGGTGGGTCCAGAGGCCGGTGGCGCGGGTGGCGATGTTTACGGTCGAGGGGATGCCTCAGCCTACGGTGCTGCTGGTGCATCGGGATGTGGGGCGGTTTGTGTCGAAGGCCATCGCTCAGGGGAACTATCGGCTGCGTCCGGTGATGGAGGAGGCCGGAAGAGAGCTGGGCGGCAGCATGCAGCCGGTGGAGGAGATCGCCGAGCTTGCGCGTTTGAAGGAGGGAGCGTTGCCGATCCGGTGGTGGTTTGCGAATCTGAACACTCCGGAGGAGTTTGCCGAGGCGGAGAGGCTTGGTACGGCGTGGAGCGGCTGA
- a CDS encoding ribulose-bisphosphate carboxylase large subunit family protein, with the protein MMTNRTDRIYARYWIETAFPLEQAAATMAGEQSTGTFLRVPGETDELRERYAAVVEGIEEQQPVDAPSLPGSGTPKNWDGVRRTAEVTLSWPLHNIGPSLPNLLATVAGNLSELKAFSGLKLLDIMLPPAFLTTYQGPQFGVSGTRDFTGVYDRPLIGTIIKPSIGMSAETTAEQVRVLAEAGIDFIKDDELQSDGPHCPFEDRLKAVQGVLNRHRDRTGKRVMYAANLTGDLDQMLRRHDQIVAHEGTCLMVSMNSIGLPAMKMLRAHSQLVIHGHRNGWGMLGRSPATGMSFVAFQKLWRLAGIDHTHVNGLRNKFCEPDQSVIASARECLTPMFPPPAPGCEIMPVFSSGQSASQAPDTYAALGTTDLIYACGGGILGHPMGVAAGVLSLQQAWEAAAENVPLATYAATRPELAAALKLFGS; encoded by the coding sequence ATGATGACAAATCGAACAGATCGCATCTACGCCCGCTACTGGATCGAGACCGCGTTTCCGCTGGAGCAGGCTGCCGCTACGATGGCTGGCGAGCAGTCCACCGGCACCTTTCTGCGCGTGCCGGGCGAGACAGACGAGCTGCGTGAGCGTTATGCCGCCGTGGTGGAGGGTATTGAGGAGCAGCAGCCGGTCGATGCTCCTAGCCTGCCCGGCTCGGGCACTCCGAAGAACTGGGACGGCGTCCGCCGCACGGCCGAGGTCACGCTCTCCTGGCCGCTGCACAACATCGGGCCTTCGCTGCCCAACCTGCTGGCGACGGTGGCGGGCAACCTCTCCGAGCTGAAGGCCTTTAGCGGACTCAAGCTACTCGATATCATGCTGCCCCCGGCGTTCCTCACGACATACCAGGGGCCGCAGTTCGGCGTCTCCGGCACCCGTGACTTTACCGGCGTCTACGACCGTCCGCTGATCGGCACCATTATCAAGCCGAGCATCGGCATGTCGGCCGAGACCACGGCCGAGCAGGTGCGCGTGTTGGCCGAGGCGGGCATCGACTTCATCAAGGACGACGAGCTTCAGAGCGACGGGCCGCACTGTCCTTTCGAGGATCGGCTGAAGGCCGTGCAGGGCGTGCTGAACCGGCACCGCGACCGCACCGGCAAGCGCGTGATGTACGCCGCCAACCTGACCGGCGATCTTGACCAGATGCTGCGGCGGCACGACCAGATCGTGGCGCACGAGGGAACCTGCCTGATGGTGAGCATGAACTCCATCGGACTGCCCGCGATGAAGATGCTGCGCGCGCACTCGCAACTGGTGATCCACGGCCACCGCAACGGCTGGGGGATGCTGGGCCGCTCGCCCGCGACGGGGATGTCGTTCGTCGCGTTCCAGAAGCTGTGGCGGCTGGCCGGGATCGACCACACGCACGTGAACGGGCTGCGGAACAAGTTCTGCGAGCCGGACCAGTCGGTGATCGCCTCGGCCCGCGAGTGCCTGACGCCGATGTTTCCGCCGCCCGCGCCCGGCTGCGAGATCATGCCGGTTTTCTCCTCCGGGCAGTCGGCCTCGCAGGCCCCCGATACCTACGCGGCGCTGGGCACCACCGACCTGATCTACGCCTGTGGAGGCGGCATTTTGGGGCATCCGATGGGCGTGGCTGCGGGCGTGCTGAGCCTGCAACAGGCGTGGGAGGCCGCCGCCGAGAACGTTCCGCTGGCGACCTACGCTGCCACGAGGCCGGAGCTGGCTGCGGCCCTGAAGCTCTTCGGGAGCTAG
- a CDS encoding dipeptidase, whose amino-acid sequence MDANTAVAFAKENGERFVEELKELLRIPSISTDPERRADVRRAAQFCADELTRIGMERVRLIETSTEETMVGVPDGPARIEPGRIGHPLVYAEWLKAPGKPTVLCYGHYDVQPPDPLDEWHSPPFEPTERNGNLYARGAVDDKGQMWMHVKALESLMAAGNGTLPVNVRVILEGEEEVGGEGIAAFVREHGEQLKADVALVSDTEMFAPELPTLCVGLRGMIYTEIEVRGAKTDLHSGMYGGAAPNPFVALAQIIAQLKDAEGRILIPRFYDKVMRPTQAELHAWSSLPFKEEEYREHEVGSVTLTGEAGFSVLERTWARPTLDVHGMPGGFTGAGAKTVIPARATAKVSMRLVPDMTPQESFALYKSYVESIVPKGCTLEVRLIHSGDPIVVSTDNEFVRAATEAMHTVFGKETVFVRGGGSIPIVGDFVRELGIPTVMMGFGLPDDNLHAPNEKFNLGNFHRGIESIVRWLALVGA is encoded by the coding sequence ATGGACGCGAATACGGCGGTTGCTTTTGCGAAGGAGAACGGCGAGCGGTTTGTCGAGGAGCTGAAGGAGCTGCTGCGGATTCCTTCAATCTCGACCGATCCCGAGCGGCGGGCGGATGTGCGGCGGGCAGCGCAGTTCTGCGCCGATGAGCTGACGCGGATCGGGATGGAGCGAGTCCGGCTGATCGAGACCTCCACCGAGGAGACGATGGTCGGGGTGCCGGATGGTCCGGCACGGATCGAGCCGGGCCGGATCGGGCATCCGCTGGTGTACGCGGAGTGGCTGAAGGCTCCGGGGAAGCCGACGGTGCTCTGCTACGGGCACTACGACGTGCAGCCGCCGGACCCGTTGGACGAGTGGCACTCGCCGCCGTTTGAGCCGACCGAGCGGAACGGGAACCTGTATGCGCGCGGGGCGGTCGATGACAAGGGCCAGATGTGGATGCACGTGAAGGCTCTGGAGTCGCTGATGGCGGCGGGAAACGGGACACTGCCGGTGAACGTGCGGGTGATCCTGGAGGGGGAGGAAGAGGTCGGCGGCGAAGGGATCGCTGCGTTTGTGCGCGAGCATGGCGAGCAGTTAAAGGCGGACGTGGCCCTGGTTTCGGATACGGAGATGTTCGCACCGGAGCTGCCGACGCTGTGCGTGGGGCTGCGCGGGATGATCTACACGGAGATCGAAGTGCGGGGGGCGAAGACGGACCTGCATAGCGGGATGTACGGCGGAGCGGCTCCGAACCCGTTTGTGGCTCTGGCGCAGATCATCGCACAGTTGAAGGACGCAGAGGGCCGGATTCTGATTCCGAGGTTCTATGACAAGGTGATGCGGCCGACTCAGGCCGAGCTGCACGCCTGGTCGTCGCTCCCGTTTAAGGAGGAGGAGTACCGCGAGCACGAGGTTGGCTCGGTGACGCTGACCGGCGAGGCCGGGTTCAGCGTACTGGAGCGGACGTGGGCGAGGCCGACGCTGGACGTGCATGGGATGCCGGGTGGGTTTACCGGGGCGGGAGCGAAGACGGTGATTCCGGCCCGGGCCACGGCGAAGGTGAGTATGCGGCTGGTGCCGGATATGACGCCGCAGGAGAGCTTTGCGCTATATAAGAGCTACGTGGAGTCGATTGTGCCCAAGGGCTGCACGCTGGAAGTGCGGCTGATTCACTCGGGCGATCCGATTGTGGTGAGCACGGATAACGAGTTCGTCCGCGCGGCGACCGAGGCGATGCACACGGTCTTCGGCAAGGAGACGGTCTTTGTGCGGGGCGGCGGCTCGATCCCGATTGTGGGCGACTTTGTGCGCGAGCTGGGAATTCCGACGGTGATGATGGGCTTCGGGCTGCCGGACGATAACCTGCACGCTCCGAACGAGAAGTTCAACCTGGGCAACTTCCATCGCGGGATCGAGTCGATTGTGCGGTGGCTGGCGTTGGTGGGGGCTTAG
- a CDS encoding four-carbon acid sugar kinase family protein: MALLYTFYGDDFTGSTDVLEQLASNGVPAVLFLGVPTNEHLARFPQVQAVGIAGDSRSRSPEWMSEHLPDIFARLREFQAPVAHYKVCSTFDSAPAHGSIGRAMEIGQEVFGPTFVPIVVGAPHLRRYIAFGNLFASAPDGRVHRIDRHPMSRHPVTPMQEPDLRLHLARQTATPIGLIDTPMLQAGAAPEELARLLAEGKQAVLFDTIDYATQATVGKLLWGEAQRQPIFSTASSGLTAALIFAWQEARMIPQAAPAVAVEPCSPLLVVSGSCSAATERQLRYALSHGYHGIPLDPSALLDPVTSLATREAVIEEAEETLAAGRDTIFYTALGLPSEPAHGDQLGQALGDLLCELLERTAVRRVLLCGGDTSSHAVQRLGLYALTWAADLQPGAPLCRAHADSPLDGLELVLKGGQVGTDDFFDVVRGSSLRS, translated from the coding sequence ATGGCGCTCCTCTACACCTTTTACGGCGACGACTTTACCGGCTCGACCGACGTGCTGGAGCAGCTCGCTTCGAATGGAGTGCCTGCCGTTCTTTTCCTCGGTGTGCCTACGAACGAGCATCTGGCGCGGTTTCCGCAGGTGCAGGCCGTCGGGATCGCCGGGGACAGCCGCTCGCGCTCGCCGGAGTGGATGTCCGAGCACCTGCCCGACATCTTTGCCCGGCTCAGGGAGTTTCAGGCCCCCGTCGCTCACTATAAGGTCTGTTCTACCTTCGACTCGGCACCGGCGCACGGCAGCATCGGACGGGCGATGGAGATCGGGCAAGAGGTGTTCGGGCCAACCTTCGTGCCCATCGTTGTGGGAGCGCCGCACCTGCGGCGATACATCGCCTTCGGCAACCTCTTCGCCTCCGCGCCGGACGGGCGGGTGCACCGCATCGACCGCCATCCGATGAGTCGCCACCCCGTGACGCCGATGCAGGAGCCGGACCTGCGCCTGCATCTGGCTCGCCAGACTGCGACGCCCATCGGCCTGATCGACACCCCGATGCTGCAAGCCGGAGCGGCACCGGAGGAGCTGGCGAGGTTGCTGGCGGAGGGCAAGCAGGCAGTGCTCTTCGACACCATCGACTACGCCACTCAGGCCACAGTGGGCAAGCTGCTCTGGGGAGAGGCGCAGCGGCAGCCGATCTTCTCCACCGCCAGCTCTGGCCTGACGGCGGCGCTGATCTTCGCATGGCAAGAGGCTCGTATGATCCCGCAGGCAGCTCCAGCCGTGGCGGTCGAGCCATGTTCCCCTCTGCTGGTCGTCAGCGGCTCCTGCTCGGCGGCGACCGAGCGGCAGCTCCGCTATGCGCTCAGCCACGGCTACCACGGGATTCCGCTCGACCCGTCTGCGCTGCTCGATCCGGTAACCTCTCTCGCGACGAGGGAAGCGGTGATCGAAGAGGCGGAGGAGACACTGGCGGCGGGCCGGGATACGATCTTTTACACCGCGCTGGGATTGCCTTCGGAGCCTGCGCATGGAGATCAACTGGGACAGGCGCTCGGCGATCTTCTGTGTGAACTACTGGAGCGGACGGCTGTGCGGCGGGTGCTGTTGTGCGGCGGAGATACCTCCTCCCACGCAGTGCAGCGGCTGGGGCTCTATGCGCTCACCTGGGCCGCCGATCTCCAACCGGGAGCACCCCTGTGCCGTGCCCATGCGGATTCGCCTCTGGACGGGCTGGAGCTGGTGCTGAAGGGGGGTCAGGTAGGCACGGACGACTTCTTCGATGTGGTGCGAGGATCGAGTCTAAGGAGTTAA
- a CDS encoding M28 family peptidase, producing MAGGRGLWLAVAVAGVLSTGLRAQQGWTVRPEWVRAHEEFLASDVMAGRGSATRDEEIAATYVASEFMGYGLKPAPGMSGYLQSAEVDAPVLSSDTVLSVSGIKLQQGKDFYVLFSTGSNVSGGLVRVADGAVGKASVPKGSAVLLTDVPAGGSSLQNLGALRRMAPALVVVEQDASTERMLTLLGGKARIPMHLKEAASSTSSVTTVVAVSAAVMSHLKGVKEGESLSLSLGIVPQVKPRMTFNAIGYLPGSDPGSGTILLTAHLDHLGVGRPVDGDGIFNGANDDAAGTTAVLELAHALAAGPKLRRSILFVCYGSEEPGELGSEYFGKHPPVPLKELVTNLEFEMIGSQDPKMPKGELLFTGWERSNLGPALKAHGAKLGPDPYPEEHFFERSDNYQLALQGIVAHTAAGWGTVPTYHRPDDDIAHLNLEFMTSAIQSLVEPVRWLATSDFKPSWNPGGQPKR from the coding sequence ATGGCGGGTGGACGAGGCTTGTGGCTGGCCGTGGCGGTCGCTGGAGTGCTTTCGACGGGGTTACGGGCGCAGCAGGGCTGGACGGTACGGCCGGAGTGGGTGCGGGCGCACGAGGAGTTCCTCGCCAGCGACGTGATGGCAGGCAGGGGCAGCGCGACGCGGGATGAGGAGATTGCGGCGACCTACGTGGCCTCCGAGTTCATGGGCTATGGGCTGAAGCCAGCGCCGGGGATGAGCGGATACCTCCAGAGCGCGGAGGTGGATGCGCCGGTTTTGAGTAGTGATACCGTACTTTCAGTAAGTGGCATTAAATTGCAGCAAGGAAAAGACTTCTATGTTTTATTTTCTACAGGGTCGAACGTTTCGGGAGGACTGGTTCGGGTTGCTGATGGGGCTGTAGGCAAGGCATCGGTTCCTAAAGGCTCGGCGGTGCTATTGACCGACGTTCCGGCTGGGGGAAGCTCGCTACAGAACCTTGGCGCGTTGCGGCGGATGGCTCCGGCGCTGGTGGTGGTGGAGCAGGATGCCTCCACGGAGCGGATGCTGACGCTGCTGGGCGGGAAGGCGCGAATCCCAATGCACCTGAAGGAGGCGGCATCGTCTACGTCGTCTGTGACGACGGTGGTTGCGGTGTCTGCTGCGGTGATGTCGCATTTGAAGGGCGTGAAGGAGGGAGAATCGCTTTCTCTTTCTTTAGGGATTGTCCCACAAGTGAAACCAAGGATGACGTTTAATGCGATTGGATATCTCCCAGGAAGTGACCCCGGGAGCGGGACGATCCTGCTGACGGCGCACCTGGACCATCTGGGTGTGGGGAGACCGGTGGATGGGGATGGGATCTTCAACGGAGCAAACGATGATGCGGCGGGGACGACAGCGGTGCTGGAGCTGGCGCACGCTCTGGCGGCAGGGCCGAAGCTGCGGCGAAGCATTCTTTTCGTCTGTTACGGCAGCGAAGAGCCTGGAGAGCTGGGATCGGAGTACTTTGGAAAGCATCCGCCGGTTCCCCTGAAGGAGCTGGTGACGAACCTTGAGTTCGAGATGATCGGGAGCCAGGACCCGAAGATGCCGAAGGGGGAGCTGCTGTTTACGGGGTGGGAGCGGTCGAACCTGGGGCCGGCCTTGAAGGCGCACGGAGCCAAGCTGGGGCCGGACCCGTACCCGGAGGAGCACTTCTTCGAGCGGTCGGATAACTACCAACTGGCGTTGCAGGGGATTGTGGCCCATACGGCAGCGGGTTGGGGGACAGTGCCGACGTACCATCGGCCTGACGACGATATCGCGCATCTTAACTTGGAGTTCATGACCTCGGCGATCCAGTCGCTGGTGGAGCCTGTACGGTGGCTGGCAACGAGCGACTTCAAGCCATCGTGGAATCCTGGCGGACAGCCAAAACGTTAA
- a CDS encoding ATP-binding cassette domain-containing protein encodes MSDETRPDEKYPGEQYEKKLADSEVTSEASEETPLTAEVSPDVTQAVGEFMEQAAAQNEAAAEAESQAAPGPYIAFEKVSKSFGSFTVLKSVSFCVNAGETLCILGRSGVGKSVSLQMLLGFLKPDSGRVLVAGEDITGFSEKRLQEIRRKVTMVFQNGALFDSISVGENVAFPLRERGDMEEDQIFQVVKGLLEMVGVAGMDNLLPSDLSTGMKRSVAIARALASQPEAILYDEPTTMVDPLMAHLLGNLIQRLKQQLHLTSIVVTHDMRFAKKLADRVVFLDGGEARFFGTMEEMEQSDDPVLREFLTLDQLVLPSRAEALNS; translated from the coding sequence ATGAGTGATGAGACAAGGCCGGATGAAAAGTATCCGGGGGAGCAGTACGAGAAGAAGCTGGCCGATAGCGAGGTGACCAGTGAGGCGTCCGAGGAGACGCCGCTGACCGCTGAGGTCTCGCCCGATGTGACCCAGGCCGTCGGGGAGTTCATGGAGCAGGCCGCTGCCCAGAATGAGGCGGCGGCCGAGGCCGAGAGCCAGGCGGCTCCGGGACCTTATATCGCGTTTGAGAAGGTCTCGAAGTCCTTCGGCAGCTTCACCGTGTTGAAGAGCGTCAGCTTCTGTGTAAATGCCGGGGAGACGCTCTGCATCCTGGGTCGTAGCGGCGTGGGCAAGTCGGTTTCGTTGCAGATGCTGCTGGGGTTTTTGAAGCCGGACTCGGGCCGGGTGCTGGTGGCGGGGGAGGATATCACCGGTTTCAGCGAGAAGCGGCTGCAGGAGATACGACGCAAGGTGACGATGGTCTTCCAGAACGGGGCGCTCTTCGACTCGATCTCGGTGGGAGAGAATGTGGCTTTTCCGCTGCGTGAGCGGGGCGATATGGAGGAGGACCAGATCTTCCAGGTGGTGAAGGGGTTGCTGGAGATGGTGGGAGTGGCCGGAATGGACAACCTGCTGCCGAGCGATCTTTCGACCGGGATGAAGCGGTCGGTGGCCATTGCGCGCGCGCTGGCTTCGCAGCCGGAGGCGATCCTCTACGACGAGCCGACGACCATGGTCGATCCACTAATGGCCCACTTGCTGGGAAATCTGATCCAACGATTGAAGCAGCAGTTACATCTCACAAGTATTGTAGTGACTCATGACATGCGCTTTGCCAAGAAGCTGGCCGACCGGGTCGTGTTTCTGGATGGCGGCGAGGCGAGATTTTTCGGCACGATGGAGGAGATGGAGCAGAGCGATGACCCGGTTCTGCGCGAGTTTTTGACGTTGGACCAGTTGGTGCTCCCGTCGCGGGCGGAGGCGTTAAATTCTTAG
- a CDS encoding sugar transferase, whose amino-acid sequence MATPDYLQQVIVSGRRRSGGRTMASRAGVFRPSVTSLVWASLDLLTAFLAGALALRFRLRVPYGEHASLILHGEPRAWLLYLGFFGVCLIFFARSYGLYGAIQHMSGLHEQRMTFQATLTAGLLLCGALYLTREMAFSRAVAVMLVVFTALLLSVRRAIWRSMVYRRYREGLETRNVLIVGAGRVAHALRNHLESLQHLGFRFKGFVALTERESESGDADVIGDMRNCLSLARSLFVDEIFLSVPAEKKLVISLVEEARALGIDVRVVPDLYDGLAWNATVEYIGQFPTIPLHRRDFPIGAFLMKRALDITLSLLALLAASPVLLLIALAVRLDSKGPIFYKAARIGRKGRTFNCYKFRTMVPNADRLKADLAHMNEREGVLFKIVNDPRITRVGRKLRKYSLDELPQFYNVLRGDMSLVGPRPPIASEVEQYDLAHLRRLDVLPGITGLWQVEARQDPSFDSYISLDTAYVENWSFWLDLKILARTVGVVFSGTGS is encoded by the coding sequence ATGGCAACACCGGATTATTTGCAGCAGGTAATCGTCTCTGGAAGACGCCGCAGTGGTGGCCGGACGATGGCGTCACGGGCCGGTGTGTTTCGTCCCTCTGTGACCAGTCTGGTCTGGGCATCCCTCGATCTATTGACGGCGTTTCTGGCCGGAGCTTTGGCGCTACGGTTCCGCCTGCGGGTTCCTTACGGGGAGCATGCCTCGTTGATACTGCACGGCGAACCCCGGGCCTGGCTGCTCTATCTCGGCTTTTTCGGCGTATGCCTGATCTTCTTTGCGCGGTCCTATGGGCTCTATGGCGCGATCCAGCATATGAGCGGCCTGCATGAGCAGAGAATGACCTTCCAGGCGACTCTGACGGCGGGGCTGCTGCTGTGCGGGGCGCTCTACCTGACGCGCGAGATGGCGTTCTCGCGGGCTGTAGCCGTGATGCTGGTGGTGTTTACGGCGCTGCTGCTGAGCGTGCGCCGCGCTATCTGGCGGAGCATGGTGTACCGGCGTTATCGCGAGGGGCTCGAGACCAGGAATGTGCTGATCGTCGGTGCGGGCCGGGTGGCGCACGCGCTGCGTAATCATCTGGAGTCGTTGCAGCACCTGGGCTTCCGGTTCAAGGGATTTGTCGCGCTGACCGAGCGGGAGTCGGAGTCGGGAGACGCCGATGTGATCGGCGATATGCGCAACTGCCTGTCGCTGGCGCGGTCACTGTTCGTGGATGAGATATTCCTCTCGGTTCCGGCGGAGAAGAAGCTGGTGATCTCGCTGGTGGAAGAGGCGCGTGCGCTGGGGATTGATGTGCGGGTGGTGCCCGATCTTTATGACGGACTGGCGTGGAACGCGACGGTCGAGTATATCGGCCAGTTTCCTACCATTCCGCTGCATCGCCGGGACTTTCCGATTGGGGCCTTCCTGATGAAGAGGGCGCTGGATATTACCCTGTCGCTGCTGGCTCTGCTGGCTGCCTCGCCGGTATTGCTGCTGATCGCGCTGGCTGTGCGTCTGGATTCGAAGGGTCCGATCTTCTACAAGGCCGCTCGAATCGGGCGCAAGGGAAGAACCTTTAATTGCTACAAGTTCCGCACGATGGTGCCTAACGCCGACCGTCTGAAGGCCGATCTGGCGCACATGAACGAGCGCGAGGGCGTGCTCTTCAAGATTGTGAACGATCCGCGGATCACGCGGGTAGGGCGCAAGCTGCGGAAGTACTCGCTGGATGAGCTACCGCAGTTCTACAACGTGTTGCGCGGGGATATGAGCCTGGTGGGGCCGCGGCCTCCGATTGCAAGCGAGGTGGAGCAGTACGACCTGGCGCATCTGCGTCGGTTGGATGTGCTGCCGGGAATCACCGGGCTGTGGCAGGTCGAGGCGCGGCAGGACCCCTCGTTCGATAGCTATATCTCGCTGGACACGGCTTACGTCGAGAACTGGAGCTTCTGGTTGGACCTGAAGATCCTGGCCCGGACGGTGGGCGTGGTCTTTAGCGGCACCGGTTCTTAA